The Eurosta solidaginis isolate ZX-2024a chromosome 4, ASM4086904v1, whole genome shotgun sequence genome includes a window with the following:
- the LOC137247931 gene encoding glucose dehydrogenase [FAD, quinone]-like → MSSHLLPAECAGHSVGTFNTLVNTLLQALLTAQCAISAPELWPLDYAEEALKHGLDMYDFVIVGAGSAGSVIASRLSENPNWKVLVLEAGGDPPTESEVPALFYALEHTNGTWNYWTEHSDKACLAWTKSRCYWPRGKMLGGSGAVNAMLYVRGHRGDYDGWAQAGNTGWGWDDVLPYFERSVQPSGSKEQPQGYVTLNDFPVHDEDIEQMIFQGAAELGLARVREFAEGSEIGYANLPGTFQNGKRSTTAKSYLSTVSKRANLHIIKNARVTKLNFDEIGRNVRSVSFTLQSKHEMNVNIGKELVLSAGAIETPKLLMLSGVGPAQHLNQLKIPLINDLHIGDNMQDHVYVMTFMKLNEHKARAWTTLDSLDSIYNYLIHEKGPLSSHNTVSLTGFINTLKKSAYPDIEYHHFIIRRGDFAGLNIFLTGLSINEQFRAQLLKALETSDILGVYNILLNPKSIGNIRLRSSEFIEPPIIRHNYLTEPEDEATLLRAIRFQERVLNTLAYESMNANFLLPTIDECDVYELRSDEYWSCYIKYFSTTLYHPVGTVKMAPEMDETSCVNPRLRLNDCNNVRVVDASIMPKIPSANTNAATIMIAEKAADFIREDWLNEE, encoded by the exons ATGTCATCGCACTTGCTACCGGCTGAGTGTGCGGGTCATAGTGTCGGTACTTTCAACACACTAGTCAACACGCTGCTCCAAGCGCTTCTCACCGCGCAATGTGCCATCTCAGCACCCGAATTATGGCCGTTAGACTACGCGGAGGAAGCACTGAAACATGGATTAGATATGTATGATTTTGTGATTGTAGGTGCTGGCTCTGCGGGTTCAGTGATAGCAAGTCGTTTAAGTGAAAATCCAAACTGGAAAGTGTTGGTGCTAGAAGCAGGCGGTGATCCACCAACGGAGTCTGAG GTGCCTGCACTTTTCTACGCATTGGAACACACAAACGGTACTTGGAATTATTGGACTGAACACAGTGATAAGGCATGTTTGGCTTGGACCAAAAGTCGTTGCTACTGGCCGCGGGGTAAAATGTTAGGCGGTTCTGGTGCCGTTAACGCTATGCTTTATGTGCGTGGACATCGTGGCGATTACGATGGTTGGGCGCAAGCTGGTAACACTGGTTGGGGTTGGGACGATGTGTTACCTTATTTTGAACGTTCCGTACAACCAAGTGGTAGTAAAGAGCAACCGCAAGGTTATGTTACACTCAATGATTTCCCAGTACACGATGAGGATATAGAGCAAATGATTTTCCAAGGTGCCGCTGAATTGGGTTTAGCACGCGTACGCGAATTTGCAGAAGGTAGCGAAATTGGTTATGCTAATTTACCGGGAACATTTCAAAATGGCAAACGTTCGACCACAGCCAAAAGTTATCTGTCTACAGTTTCGAAGCGAGCTAACTTGCACATTATAAAAAATGCGCGCGTCACCAAATTGAATTTTGACGAAATTGGGCGCAATGTACGCTCAGTGAGTTTTACACTACAAAGCAAGCATGAAATGAATGTAAACATCGGCAAGGAATTAGTGTTGTCAGCTGGTGCCATTGAAACGCCAAAGTTGTTGATGTTGTCTGGTGTGGGTCCAGCACAGCATTTGAATCAGTTAAAAATTCCGCTTATTAATGATTTGCACATCGGTGATAATATGCAAGATCATGTCTATGTTATGACTTTCATGAAATTGAACGAGCATAAGGCACGAGCCTGGACAACGTTGGATAGCTTGGATAGTATTTATAACTATCTAATTCACGAAAAGGGTCCACTGTCCTCGCACAATACTGTCTCGTTAACCGGTTTTATTAATACACTTAAAAAAAGCGCATATCCGGATATTGAGTACCATCATTTCATTATAAGACGTGGTGATTTTGCTGGTCTGAACATTTTTTTAACTGGTCTGAGTATTAACGAACAATTTAGAGCACAATTACTAAAGGCACTTGAAACTTCAGATATTTTAGGTGTTTATAATATACTCTTAAATCCCAAGTCCATAGGCAATATACGATTGCGGAGCTCTGAATTCATTGAGCCACCTATAATTAGGCATAATTATTTAACTGAGCCAGAAGATGAGGCTACGCTGTTGCGCGCTATACGCTTTCAGGAACGAGTATTAAATACGTTAGCTTATGAATCAATGAATGCAAACTTTTTATTACCCACAATTGATGAGTGTGATGTTTATGAGTTGCGTAGCGATGAGTATTGGAGCTGTTATATTAAATATTTCTCAACAACTTTATACCATCCTGTTGGCACGGTGAAAATGGCACCAGAAATGGATGAAACAAGTTGTGTGAATCCGCGGCTGCGTCTGAATGATTGCAACAATGTGCGTGTTGTTGATGCCAGTATTATGCCAAAGATTCCCAGTGCCAATACAAATGCGGCTACAATTATGATTGCTGAGAAGGCAGCTGATTTTATACGAGAAGATTGGCTTAATGAGGAGTAA